In Arcobacter ellisii, a genomic segment contains:
- a CDS encoding ATP-binding protein, with translation MKKKSKYILINFLVLVLLCFITALGGTQFILKKEKELLQEKYNSVTINIKDKINSLILSKKNATLAITLTLAENENIKKPILKTNEKNFYDLDILSKKLRDYTDFKNVWFQIINKEGISVYRSWTKDKNDEIKLYRLDLQKILEKPQIKNTISVGIYDITFKSIVPIYEDNNFIGILEGITHFNSITKDLREIDNLEPIILVDKYFTKQLKENSFSKIFFKDYYVPNIDVSKELLSYLEKEEIENFLKINSYLIKDGKIITNFQIYQDDVKLANILVFKDLNLIDISEIIKFKQHAFLYLILFLILLCLTVLIISYYIYSKRLKELNLYLQQTVNKEIIKNDEKNKLLFQQNKMAAMGEMIENIAHQWRQPLSIITTSASSIKLKKEYGVLEDKECEESLNYIIDTANYLSNTIDDFRYYFSPQKNKNLFKSIDLIEKALNIVKISFNKNDIKIIKEIEDCEVLTFENELLQVIINILNNAEDELIKKEKDFEKYLFIKIVKEKNTLEIFIKDNAGGIKEEIIDRIFEPYFTTKHKSKGTGIGLYMCEEIINKHIKGTISVSNEKYVYQNKEYIGAMFKISIPIS, from the coding sequence TTGAAGAAGAAAAGTAAATATATTTTAATAAATTTTTTAGTGCTAGTTCTTCTTTGTTTTATAACGGCTTTAGGTGGTACTCAGTTTATTCTTAAAAAAGAAAAAGAGCTTTTACAAGAGAAATATAATAGTGTAACAATCAATATTAAAGATAAAATTAATTCTTTGATTCTTTCTAAAAAAAATGCAACATTAGCTATTACTTTGACTTTAGCTGAAAATGAAAATATCAAAAAACCTATTCTTAAAACAAATGAAAAAAATTTTTATGATTTGGATATTTTAAGTAAAAAATTAAGAGATTATACAGATTTTAAAAATGTTTGGTTCCAAATAATTAATAAAGAGGGAATCTCTGTTTATAGAAGTTGGACAAAAGATAAAAACGATGAAATAAAATTATATAGATTGGATTTACAAAAAATATTAGAAAAACCTCAAATAAAAAATACAATAAGTGTTGGAATTTATGATATTACATTCAAATCAATTGTTCCAATTTATGAAGATAATAATTTTATAGGAATATTAGAAGGAATAACACATTTTAACTCTATTACAAAAGATTTAAGAGAAATTGATAACTTAGAACCAATAATTTTAGTGGATAAATATTTTACTAAACAACTAAAAGAGAACAGTTTTAGTAAGATATTTTTTAAAGATTATTATGTCCCAAATATTGATGTTTCAAAAGAGTTATTGAGTTATTTAGAAAAAGAAGAGATAGAAAACTTTTTGAAAATAAATAGTTATTTAATAAAAGATGGAAAAATAATTACAAATTTTCAGATTTATCAAGATGATGTTAAATTGGCAAATATTTTGGTATTTAAAGATTTGAATTTAATTGATATATCAGAAATAATAAAATTCAAACAACATGCCTTTTTATATTTGATTCTATTTTTAATTCTTTTATGTTTAACAGTTTTAATTATTAGTTATTATATTTATTCAAAGAGATTAAAAGAGTTGAATTTATATTTACAACAAACTGTAAACAAAGAAATCATAAAAAATGATGAAAAAAATAAACTTTTATTTCAACAAAATAAAATGGCAGCAATGGGTGAAATGATAGAAAATATCGCTCATCAATGGAGACAACCTTTATCTATTATTACAACATCAGCTTCTTCAATAAAATTAAAAAAAGAGTATGGAGTTTTAGAAGATAAAGAGTGTGAAGAATCTCTTAATTATATAATTGATACAGCAAATTATTTATCAAATACTATAGATGATTTTAGATACTATTTTTCTCCACAGAAAAACAAGAATTTATTCAAAAGCATTGATTTGATAGAAAAAGCTTTAAATATCGTAAAAATTTCATTTAATAAAAATGATATAAAAATTATAAAAGAGATTGAAGATTGTGAAGTTTTAACTTTTGAAAATGAGTTATTACAAGTGATAATAAATATTTTAAATAATGCAGAAGATGAACTAATAAAAAAAGAGAAAGATTTTGAAAAATATTTATTTATAAAAATAGTTAAAGAAAAAAATACTTTAGAAATTTTTATAAAAGATAATGCAGGTGGAATAAAAGAAGAGATAATAGATAGAATTTTTGAACCATATTTTACTACTAAACATAAAAGTAAAGGTACAGGAATAGGATTATATATGTGTGAAGAGATAATAAATAAACATATAAAAGGAACTATTAGTGTTTCAAATGAAAAATATGTTTATCAAAATAAAGAGTATATAGGAGCAATGTTTAAAATAAGTATACCTATTTCATAA